From one Paenibacillus sp. FSL K6-1330 genomic stretch:
- a CDS encoding general stress protein — protein MEFTNTKSYAKVVENGTQAVQEVQNLRQSGYDQERIYVLAHDSDKTSRIVDASDANNVGIKEEGVFDAFANLFRSRGDELRAKIVSLGFTEAEAGFYEKQLDLGKVLVIAKKD, from the coding sequence ATGGAATTTACCAATACGAAGTCATATGCCAAAGTCGTTGAGAACGGTACGCAAGCGGTTCAGGAAGTTCAGAACCTGCGCCAGTCCGGTTACGATCAGGAGCGAATTTATGTATTGGCTCATGATTCGGACAAGACAAGCCGGATCGTGGATGCATCCGATGCCAACAACGTAGGCATCAAGGAAGAAGGCGTGTTTGATGCCTTTGCGAATTTATTCCGATCCCGCGGCGATGAGCTCCGCGCCAAAATCGTATCGCTTGGCTTCACGGAGGCCGAGGCTGGATTCTATGAGAAACAGCTGGATCTAGGCAAAGTACTCGTCATCGCTAAAAAAGATTAA
- a CDS encoding DUF948 domain-containing protein, which yields MLTQISVAIIAVAFAVLVFFLIKTLKAATQSLEKVTETLQDVQKTVDELTYEVKQTIRNTNDITVDVQHKMRQIDPVLDTVKNLGEALSEVTYAVKQVSSGMVSRFKQSRMEQKKEQPARTEVPLTAQDRTFQSYDAVYQHTEEEEKSRGRNWLAYVDTAVGLWNSFRRQKAR from the coding sequence ATGCTAACCCAAATCAGTGTTGCCATTATTGCTGTGGCATTTGCGGTTCTGGTTTTCTTTTTAATCAAGACATTAAAGGCTGCGACACAATCGCTCGAAAAGGTAACAGAAACACTCCAGGATGTCCAAAAGACGGTGGACGAATTGACTTATGAAGTGAAGCAGACCATTCGAAATACGAACGATATTACGGTGGATGTTCAGCATAAGATGAGACAGATCGATCCGGTACTGGATACCGTCAAGAATCTGGGAGAAGCTTTAAGCGAAGTCACCTATGCGGTGAAGCAGGTATCCTCCGGCATGGTTAGCCGCTTTAAGCAATCCCGGATGGAACAGAAGAAAGAGCAGCCTGCCCGTACGGAAGTGCCTTTGACGGCTCAGGATCGTACATTCCAGTCCTATGATGCGGTGTACCAGCATACGGAAGAAGAAGAAAAGTCACGCGGCCGGAATTGGTTAGCCTACGTGGATACAGCGGTTGGTCTGTGGAACAGCTTTCGTCGTCAAAAAGCCAGATAA
- a CDS encoding DUF1328 domain-containing protein has translation MLKWSVIFLVVALIAGIFGFFGIVEAAASIAKVLFFIFVVLFVISLFTGRRRSM, from the coding sequence ATGTTAAAATGGTCCGTAATTTTTCTAGTTGTTGCACTGATTGCAGGGATCTTTGGCTTCTTCGGCATCGTTGAGGCTGCAGCCAGTATCGCGAAGGTGCTGTTCTTCATCTTCGTTGTCCTGTTTGTGATCTCTCTCTTCACCGGACGCAGACGAAGTATGTGA
- a CDS encoding DHA2 family efflux MFS transporter permease subunit produces the protein MSTHTVVRPGEPVKKGPIIAALMIGAFVAILNQTLMNVALPSIMENLSIKPTVAQWLTTGFMLVNGVLIPVTAYLIARFSTRQLFISAMTLFTIGTLLCAISPNFAFLLTGRLVQAAGAGILMPLMTVVFLNIFPVENRGKAMGMMGIAMIFAPAIGPTLSGYIVEHYDWRVLFYMILPFSIIATLIGVFFLKNVTEVSRPKLDMIAIILSTLGFGGLLYGFSDAGNDGWSSTPVVTTLAVGAIALILFVWREMKTDNPMLEFRIFKYNMFTLTTLINVIVTMAMYAGMILLPIYLQQIRGFTPVESGLLMLPGAILMGIMSPITGAIFDKVGARWLAVIGLAITVITTWEFSNLTETMSYNHIMIIYTARMFGMSMLMMPIQTAGLNQLPRSLNAHGTAMSNTLRMVSGSIGTAILVTVMSTQAESKGEALMQSGLFDPKNQADLLKLGNEATIYGINYAFVIATWISVASLILAFFIKKTRPAEEPKTSGNQEVAGTNV, from the coding sequence ATGAGTACCCATACCGTTGTTCGCCCCGGCGAGCCTGTTAAGAAAGGCCCTATCATTGCTGCACTTATGATTGGCGCTTTCGTCGCCATTCTTAACCAGACATTGATGAATGTTGCTCTGCCGAGCATCATGGAAAATTTGAGCATCAAACCGACAGTAGCCCAGTGGCTGACCACAGGCTTTATGCTGGTGAACGGGGTCTTGATCCCCGTTACCGCTTATCTGATCGCGCGTTTCTCGACAAGGCAGCTGTTCATCAGTGCGATGACGCTGTTTACGATTGGCACCTTGCTGTGTGCCATCAGCCCCAATTTTGCGTTCCTGCTTACCGGACGCCTCGTTCAGGCTGCGGGTGCAGGTATTTTGATGCCGCTTATGACCGTTGTATTTCTGAATATTTTCCCTGTTGAGAATCGCGGCAAGGCGATGGGGATGATGGGGATCGCTATGATATTTGCTCCTGCTATCGGACCTACGCTTTCCGGATATATTGTGGAGCACTATGATTGGCGTGTGCTGTTCTACATGATTCTGCCTTTCTCGATCATTGCTACATTAATCGGAGTTTTCTTCCTGAAAAACGTTACCGAGGTCAGCCGGCCGAAGCTGGATATGATCGCGATCATTTTGTCCACCTTGGGCTTTGGCGGTTTGCTGTACGGCTTCAGTGATGCCGGGAATGACGGTTGGTCCAGCACGCCGGTTGTTACGACCCTAGCGGTCGGGGCGATCGCCCTCATCCTGTTTGTATGGCGGGAGATGAAGACCGACAATCCGATGCTGGAATTCCGGATATTCAAATACAACATGTTTACGTTAACGACCCTAATCAATGTCATTGTCACGATGGCAATGTATGCCGGCATGATCCTGCTGCCCATTTATCTGCAGCAGATCCGTGGATTCACGCCGGTGGAATCAGGACTTCTCATGCTTCCCGGCGCTATTCTGATGGGGATCATGTCACCGATTACGGGCGCGATCTTCGATAAGGTTGGCGCAAGATGGCTGGCTGTTATCGGTCTGGCGATTACGGTCATTACGACGTGGGAGTTTAGTAATTTGACCGAAACAATGTCTTACAACCACATCATGATCATCTATACGGCCCGCATGTTCGGGATGTCGATGCTTATGATGCCGATCCAGACGGCCGGACTAAATCAACTGCCGCGGAGCTTGAACGCCCACGGTACGGCCATGTCGAATACACTCCGCATGGTTTCCGGCTCGATCGGAACGGCGATTCTTGTTACCGTAATGTCCACCCAGGCCGAGAGCAAAGGGGAAGCCCTGATGCAATCGGGACTATTTGATCCGAAGAATCAGGCTGACCTGCTCAAGCTGGGTAACGAAGCAACCATTTACGGCATTAATTATGCCTTTGTTATTGCCACATGGATCAGCGTCGCTTCTTTGATCTTGGCTTTCTTTATTAAGAAGACGAGACCGGCGGAAGAGCCGAAGACTTCAGGAAATCAGGAGGTTGCAGGAACGAACGTGTAA
- a CDS encoding MarR family transcriptional regulator translates to MSMRNEILELEMLFKKMVRTVHHEWQKEGFPKLGRTQYTALEMLHEQGALRLSDLADSIHVTCGAVTGISDKLIEGGFARRIRDTADRRVIHLEITPLGRELIEQLANKRAELSDLLYGFLTDEEVKQLSVLYRKILTNVEHIQGQMST, encoded by the coding sequence ATGTCCATGCGGAATGAAATTCTGGAGTTGGAGATGCTATTTAAGAAGATGGTTCGGACTGTGCATCATGAATGGCAGAAGGAGGGATTTCCTAAACTAGGCAGAACCCAGTATACCGCTTTGGAGATGCTTCATGAACAGGGAGCTTTGAGATTGTCGGATTTGGCCGATTCCATTCATGTGACATGCGGAGCGGTTACAGGCATATCCGATAAATTAATCGAAGGTGGGTTCGCGCGCCGAATAAGGGATACAGCCGACCGAAGAGTTATCCATCTGGAGATCACGCCGCTTGGGCGGGAACTGATCGAACAGTTGGCCAATAAACGTGCCGAGTTGAGCGATTTGTTATACGGTTTTCTAACGGACGAAGAGGTTAAGCAGTTGAGTGTCCTATATCGCAAAATTTTGACGAATGTTGAGCACATCCAAGGTCAGATGTCCACATAG
- a CDS encoding cation diffusion facilitator family transporter has product MNNAYENIKQGERGAWISIAAYLVLSSFKIFCGYLFASSALLADGFNNLTDIVASLAVLIGLRISQKPPDSDHAYGHLRAETIAALVASFIMAVVGIQVLVEAVRSFFEGSKEIPNLWSAGVAGICAVAMLGVYRYNRNLARRIDNQALMAAAKDNLSDALVSVGAAVGIIGAQFGLPWLDTVAAVAVGVIICKTAWEIFRDSTYSLTDGFDENRLSDLRSTIARTPGVEGIKDMKARIHGNHVLVDVVIEVDPDISVLEGHQISDRIEEQMEKIHNIMSVHIHVEPKGSS; this is encoded by the coding sequence GTGAATAACGCCTATGAAAACATCAAACAAGGGGAACGCGGGGCTTGGATCAGTATTGCAGCCTACCTCGTGTTGTCATCATTTAAAATATTCTGTGGATACTTATTTGCATCCAGTGCTTTGCTTGCTGACGGTTTCAACAACCTGACGGATATTGTGGCATCACTCGCCGTATTGATCGGACTGCGAATTTCCCAGAAACCGCCGGATTCCGATCATGCGTATGGGCATTTAAGGGCGGAGACGATTGCGGCTCTGGTTGCTTCATTTATCATGGCGGTCGTGGGTATCCAAGTGCTGGTTGAAGCCGTTCGTTCATTTTTTGAAGGCTCTAAGGAAATACCAAATTTATGGTCTGCCGGCGTGGCCGGCATCTGTGCCGTTGCCATGCTTGGCGTATACCGGTACAATCGGAACCTCGCACGGCGCATCGATAACCAGGCACTCATGGCAGCGGCCAAGGATAATTTATCGGATGCACTTGTCAGTGTGGGGGCAGCTGTTGGTATTATCGGCGCTCAATTCGGCCTGCCCTGGCTGGATACCGTAGCGGCGGTAGCGGTTGGTGTCATTATTTGCAAAACGGCTTGGGAAATATTCAGAGATAGCACCTATAGTCTAACGGACGGTTTTGATGAAAATCGTTTGTCGGACTTGCGCAGTACGATTGCCCGTACGCCCGGTGTCGAGGGGATTAAGGACATGAAGGCCCGAATTCACGGCAATCATGTGCTGGTGGATGTTGTCATCGAGGTCGACCCGGATATCAGTGTTCTGGAGGGTCATCAGATCAGTGACCGGATCGAAGAACAGATGGAGAAGATTCACAATATTATGAGTGTCCACATTCATGTGGAGCCTAAGGGATCGTCCTAG
- a CDS encoding ATP-binding cassette domain-containing protein, with protein sequence MISTSGVTLRYGKRALFEDVNIKFTPGNCYGLIGANGAGKSTFLKILSGEIEPNQGEVHMTPNERMAVLKQNHYEYDQYPVLETVIMGHARLYNIMKEKDALYAKADFSEADGMRAGELEGEFAELNGWDAEPDAAALLIGLGIPRELHDKKMSELSGNEKVRVLLAQALFGRPHNLLLDEPTNHLDLESIQWLENFLMDYEGTVIVVSHDRHFLNKVCTHIADIDFGKIQLYVGNYDFWYESSKLALELQRDANKKKEEKIKELQAFIQRFSANASKSKQATSRKKQLDKITLEDLRPSNRKYPFLHFKPEREAGKQLLTVDGITKSMDGEKVLDNVSFVVNKGDKIAFVGPNGMPKTTLFQVITGETEADAGEYSWGVTTTQAYFPKDNSAYFDGVDINLVEWLRQYSKDQDETFLRGFLGRMLFSGEEALKKASVLSGGEKVRCMLAKMMLNGANVLIFDEPTNHLDLESITALNNGLIDFDGTILFTSHDHQFIQTIANRIIEITPNGIIDRSMSYDEYLESEEIKGLRESMYPVEA encoded by the coding sequence ATGATCAGTACAAGCGGCGTAACGCTCCGCTATGGCAAACGAGCACTATTTGAAGATGTCAATATAAAATTCACCCCGGGCAACTGCTACGGCCTCATCGGCGCCAACGGGGCGGGTAAGTCTACATTTCTGAAAATCCTCTCTGGTGAGATTGAACCGAACCAAGGCGAGGTTCATATGACACCGAATGAACGGATGGCGGTTCTGAAGCAGAACCACTATGAATACGACCAGTATCCAGTCCTGGAGACGGTTATTATGGGTCATGCCCGGCTGTATAACATCATGAAAGAGAAAGATGCGCTGTATGCGAAAGCCGATTTCTCTGAAGCAGACGGCATGCGTGCGGGTGAGCTGGAAGGCGAATTCGCAGAGCTGAACGGATGGGATGCAGAGCCGGATGCGGCAGCGCTCCTGATCGGTCTCGGCATTCCACGTGAGCTGCACGATAAGAAAATGTCGGAGCTGAGCGGTAATGAGAAGGTACGCGTTCTCTTGGCGCAAGCATTGTTTGGCCGTCCGCATAACCTGCTGCTGGATGAGCCTACCAACCACTTGGACCTGGAATCGATTCAGTGGCTCGAGAACTTCCTTATGGATTATGAAGGCACCGTTATCGTGGTATCCCATGACCGTCACTTCCTGAACAAGGTGTGTACGCATATTGCGGATATCGACTTCGGTAAAATCCAGCTGTATGTCGGCAACTATGATTTCTGGTATGAATCCAGTAAGCTGGCGCTTGAACTTCAACGGGATGCCAACAAGAAGAAGGAAGAGAAGATCAAGGAATTGCAGGCATTTATTCAACGCTTCTCGGCGAATGCTTCCAAATCGAAGCAGGCGACTTCCCGTAAGAAACAGCTCGATAAAATTACGCTGGAGGATCTTCGTCCTTCGAACCGTAAATATCCGTTTCTTCATTTCAAGCCTGAACGCGAGGCGGGCAAGCAGTTGCTTACGGTTGATGGCATCACCAAATCGATGGATGGGGAAAAGGTTCTGGATAATGTCAGCTTTGTTGTAAACAAAGGCGACAAAATCGCATTTGTTGGACCGAACGGTATGCCGAAAACGACGCTGTTCCAGGTCATTACAGGAGAAACCGAAGCGGATGCCGGTGAATACAGCTGGGGTGTAACAACCACCCAGGCATATTTCCCGAAAGACAACTCTGCTTATTTTGACGGTGTTGATATCAACCTTGTGGAATGGCTGCGCCAATATTCCAAGGATCAAGATGAGACATTCTTGCGCGGATTCCTTGGCCGCATGCTGTTCTCGGGTGAGGAAGCGTTGAAGAAAGCAAGCGTATTGTCCGGGGGCGAGAAGGTTCGCTGTATGCTGGCCAAAATGATGCTGAACGGCGCGAATGTGCTCATCTTCGATGAGCCGACGAACCACTTGGATCTTGAATCCATCACGGCACTCAACAATGGTCTGATCGATTTCGACGGAACGATTCTGTTCACCTCGCATGACCATCAGTTCATTCAGACGATTGCCAACCGAATTATCGAGATTACGCCAAATGGCATTATCGACCGCAGCATGAGTTATGATGAGTATCTTGAGAGTGAAGAGATCAAGGGACTTCGCGAAAGCATGTACCCGGTTGAAGCTTAA
- a CDS encoding MBL fold metallo-hydrolase: MPKIRYNNIDNVSTDKTLKQFKQWRDERRQKKKDYSYCIPNLTPDLQYLHSNRHETSVTWIGHATFFIQYEGLNIVTDPVWARRMGFNKRLGEPGLPIHEIPPIDVILISHSHYDHMHVASIRKLYRADTTIIVPVGLRRKMINKGFRRVIELQWWESATIKGVKFSFVPTQHWTRRTPFDTNTSHWGGFVMEPVLQDAKRDSGSSDESLCYNEPVAEDGTRLLPPNLYFAGDSGYFEGFKLIGERFNIHLALMPIGAYEPEWFMTSQHVNPEEALQAFQDVKAETMIPMHYGTFKLADDTAREALDRMEAERERLGIAKERICVLKYGETFKVQPERRSVTS, from the coding sequence ATGCCAAAAATTCGCTATAACAATATCGATAACGTCAGCACGGATAAAACACTTAAACAATTCAAGCAGTGGCGCGACGAACGTCGTCAGAAGAAGAAGGATTATTCCTACTGTATTCCGAACCTGACGCCGGATCTTCAGTATTTGCATAGCAACCGGCACGAAACCTCCGTTACCTGGATCGGGCACGCTACGTTCTTCATCCAATATGAAGGCTTGAATATCGTGACTGATCCCGTATGGGCGCGGAGAATGGGGTTTAATAAGCGCCTTGGAGAACCTGGACTTCCCATTCATGAGATCCCCCCGATTGATGTCATTTTGATCTCGCATTCCCATTATGACCATATGCATGTTGCCTCGATCCGCAAGCTGTATCGTGCGGACACCACGATCATCGTACCCGTTGGTCTGCGTCGCAAAATGATCAACAAAGGCTTTCGCCGCGTGATCGAACTGCAGTGGTGGGAATCTGCAACCATTAAGGGCGTTAAATTCTCCTTCGTGCCGACACAGCATTGGACTCGGCGTACGCCGTTTGATACGAATACATCCCATTGGGGAGGATTCGTGATGGAGCCCGTGCTGCAGGATGCGAAGAGGGATTCGGGTTCTTCCGATGAATCGCTATGCTATAACGAACCTGTCGCGGAGGATGGTACCCGCCTGCTTCCGCCGAATTTGTATTTTGCCGGAGACAGCGGTTATTTCGAGGGCTTTAAGCTGATCGGAGAACGCTTTAACATTCACCTTGCTCTGATGCCGATCGGGGCATATGAGCCGGAATGGTTCATGACGTCACAGCACGTTAATCCGGAAGAGGCGCTGCAGGCGTTCCAGGACGTGAAGGCCGAGACGATGATTCCGATGCATTATGGCACTTTCAAGCTGGCAGACGATACGGCCAGAGAAGCGCTGGATAGGATGGAAGCGGAACGCGAGCGGCTGGGGATCGCCAAGGAGCGTATTTGCGTATTAAAGTACGGAGAAACCTTCAAGGTTCAGCCTGAGCGGAGAAGCGTGACATCGTAA
- a CDS encoding cytochrome d ubiquinol oxidase subunit II yields MSYAMVAITVLWTFLFGYLLVASIDFGAGFFSYYSVLTGHENKIHNIIQRYLSPVWEVTNVFLIFFVVGLVGFFPDAAYYYGTALLVPGSLALVLLAIRGAYYAYHTYGSQTGNNIVYMGLYGATGLLIPAALSTILAISEGGIIYMDNGKVELHWYTFFTNPYTWSVILLALVSVLYISAMFLSYYAQRAGDEVAFGVVRGYALGWSGPTILASVFAFFQINHQNPVHFGQMLDIAWMFIASFICFVIAVYLVWKRIRLGIAFIMVMLQFAFAWYGYGRSHLPYVLYDYIHIHESITNDTMAIALITAFILGFCVLVPSLILLMRLFLFDANYIRGKSAKKG; encoded by the coding sequence ATGAGCTATGCAATGGTAGCAATAACCGTGCTGTGGACATTTCTGTTTGGCTATTTGCTGGTGGCCTCGATTGATTTCGGTGCCGGATTTTTCAGCTATTACAGCGTGCTCACTGGACACGAGAACAAGATTCATAACATCATCCAGCGGTATTTATCTCCCGTCTGGGAAGTGACCAACGTATTCCTGATCTTTTTTGTGGTTGGGCTTGTCGGATTCTTTCCGGATGCTGCGTATTATTATGGCACCGCTCTGCTTGTGCCGGGCAGCTTGGCCCTTGTGCTGCTGGCGATCCGCGGCGCTTACTACGCCTATCACACGTATGGCAGCCAGACTGGGAACAATATCGTGTATATGGGGCTCTACGGGGCAACGGGGCTTCTCATCCCGGCCGCATTGTCAACGATATTGGCCATCTCGGAAGGTGGCATTATCTATATGGACAACGGGAAGGTGGAGCTTCATTGGTATACGTTTTTCACGAACCCGTACACGTGGTCGGTCATCCTGCTTGCACTTGTGAGCGTTCTGTACATCTCGGCGATGTTCCTGTCTTATTACGCGCAGCGTGCGGGGGATGAGGTAGCGTTCGGCGTGGTCCGGGGCTATGCACTGGGGTGGAGCGGACCGACGATCCTGGCTTCGGTTTTCGCGTTTTTCCAGATCAACCATCAGAACCCGGTGCATTTTGGGCAGATGCTGGATATCGCATGGATGTTTATCGCCTCATTCATCTGCTTTGTCATTGCGGTGTATCTTGTATGGAAACGAATCCGGCTCGGCATCGCTTTTATCATGGTTATGCTCCAATTTGCCTTTGCCTGGTATGGGTATGGACGCTCGCATCTGCCGTATGTTCTCTATGATTACATCCATATTCATGAGAGTATTACCAACGATACGATGGCGATCGCTTTGATTACCGCATTTATCCTGGGTTTCTGCGTATTGGTTCCTTCCCTGATCCTGCTGATGCGATTGTTTCTGTTCGATGCGAACTACATTCGTGGAAAATCCGCGAAGAAGGGGTGA
- a CDS encoding cytochrome ubiquinol oxidase subunit I — protein sequence MSSLDPVLMSRILTGLTLFVHIVLATIGVGIPIMLALAEWRGIRTGDNHYTLLARRWARGFVITVAVGVVTGTAIGLQLSLLWPTFMRVAGKAIALPLFMETFAFFVEAIFLGIYLYTWDRFKNKWTHLLLLIPVAIGSSASAFFITSMNAFMNQPQGFELVDGVFTNVNPFVAMFNPATPTKVSHVLASAYTTSAAALASIAAFSLLRGSRHIYFKKALKLTVVSTFVFAVATVMIGDFSGKFLAKYQPEKLAAAEWHFETMTQAPLIYGGFLDQNNEIKYALKIPYALSILAGNSPSTEVVGLNEFPENERPPMSVHYFFDLKVTSGAVIVLIPLLYMFRKKLPGKRPYPKWLLLSILALGPLSMSAIWLGWFLAEIGRQPWIVRGYMKVSDAATTSSSVGWMLVLFIILYLVLSVSAIRVLSQLFRNKSAEEEIRLLGLKIEGGDRK from the coding sequence ATGTCTTCACTGGACCCCGTACTGATGAGCCGGATCCTGACCGGTTTGACCCTGTTTGTACATATTGTTCTGGCAACCATCGGCGTTGGGATTCCGATTATGCTGGCCCTGGCGGAATGGAGGGGGATTCGGACAGGGGACAACCATTATACGTTGCTCGCCAGGCGCTGGGCGCGGGGATTCGTGATTACGGTGGCCGTCGGCGTTGTGACAGGTACTGCCATCGGCTTGCAGCTTAGCTTGTTATGGCCCACCTTTATGCGTGTAGCCGGTAAAGCCATTGCGCTGCCGCTGTTTATGGAAACCTTTGCTTTTTTTGTGGAGGCGATTTTTCTTGGCATTTATCTCTATACATGGGATCGATTCAAAAATAAATGGACCCATTTGCTGCTGCTTATTCCCGTGGCGATCGGCTCCTCCGCGTCAGCATTCTTTATCACGAGCATGAATGCTTTTATGAATCAGCCCCAGGGCTTCGAACTGGTAGATGGGGTATTTACGAATGTGAATCCGTTTGTGGCTATGTTCAATCCGGCAACGCCGACCAAGGTGAGCCATGTGCTGGCATCAGCGTATACGACCAGTGCGGCTGCGCTGGCCAGCATAGCCGCTTTCAGTTTATTGCGGGGAAGCAGGCACATCTACTTTAAGAAAGCGCTGAAGCTTACTGTCGTGTCCACCTTTGTTTTTGCAGTGGCTACCGTGATGATCGGAGATTTCTCTGGCAAATTTCTGGCTAAATACCAGCCCGAGAAGCTGGCGGCGGCCGAGTGGCATTTTGAGACGATGACACAAGCCCCGCTCATTTACGGCGGCTTTCTGGATCAGAATAACGAGATTAAGTATGCATTGAAGATTCCCTATGCGTTAAGCATATTAGCGGGAAACAGCCCCAGCACGGAAGTCGTTGGCCTGAATGAATTTCCGGAGAATGAGAGACCGCCGATGTCAGTGCATTATTTTTTCGATTTGAAGGTGACCAGCGGCGCCGTGATCGTTCTGATTCCGCTCCTGTATATGTTCCGCAAGAAACTTCCTGGCAAAAGGCCTTATCCAAAATGGCTGCTGCTCAGTATATTGGCTTTGGGGCCTCTTTCGATGTCAGCCATATGGCTGGGCTGGTTCCTTGCCGAGATCGGAAGGCAGCCGTGGATTGTGCGGGGATACATGAAGGTATCGGATGCAGCAACCACTTCATCAAGCGTCGGCTGGATGCTAGTGCTGTTTATTATCCTGTATCTGGTGCTATCCGTATCCGCGATCCGCGTGCTGAGCCAATTGTTCCGGAATAAAAGCGCCGAAGAGGAAATCCGGCTGCTGGGACTCAAAATCGAAGGGGGAGACCGCAAATGA
- a CDS encoding virulence factor: MKITFIEPTPSPNSMMLHLDETLESGIRRTYTLDNERSAPPWIRQLLHIPGVKSVFHTLDFIALDRKGNADWPSILGAVQEIFGQEGLAAGLQEGADGIAFGEAQVFVQYFRNIPMQIRVKSGNQEERIGLSERFAKAVAAVGTTTLIKERKLKEYGVRYGQLEGIARDVEQELEAAFPQERLDKVVAQAIAHGASDEDFVEQRRKLTDEETEAALQNEDWRVRYAALDALEPSEKHIPLLRQALRDPKMQIRRLVVVYLGDLRTPEAMELLYEAMRDETPAVRRTAGDTLSDIGDAAATPVMIESLKDSSKIVRWRAARFLYEVGTEEARSALEEAANDPEFEVSLQARMALERIESGEEAAGTVWQQMAKRNQS; encoded by the coding sequence ATGAAAATTACATTTATTGAACCAACCCCGAGCCCGAACTCCATGATGCTTCACCTTGACGAAACACTGGAGTCCGGGATTCGCAGAACATATACACTGGACAACGAACGGTCGGCTCCCCCCTGGATTAGGCAGCTGCTCCACATCCCAGGTGTAAAGAGCGTCTTTCATACCCTTGATTTCATCGCGCTCGACCGTAAAGGTAATGCCGATTGGCCTTCCATTCTGGGCGCCGTTCAGGAAATATTCGGTCAGGAGGGCCTTGCGGCCGGACTCCAAGAAGGTGCGGATGGTATCGCTTTTGGAGAGGCTCAAGTATTCGTGCAGTACTTCCGGAATATTCCGATGCAAATTCGTGTCAAAAGCGGGAATCAGGAAGAACGCATCGGTCTGTCGGAGCGCTTCGCCAAAGCGGTAGCCGCGGTGGGAACCACGACGCTCATCAAAGAACGCAAGCTCAAGGAGTACGGCGTTCGCTACGGCCAGCTGGAAGGCATCGCACGTGACGTAGAGCAGGAGCTTGAAGCTGCCTTCCCGCAGGAGCGCCTCGATAAGGTCGTTGCCCAGGCGATTGCCCACGGTGCCAGCGACGAGGATTTCGTCGAGCAGCGCCGGAAGCTGACTGACGAGGAAACCGAAGCCGCGCTGCAGAATGAGGACTGGCGCGTCCGTTATGCCGCGCTGGATGCACTGGAGCCATCCGAGAAGCATATTCCGCTTCTCCGCCAAGCGCTTCGGGATCCAAAGATGCAGATCCGCCGGCTGGTCGTCGTCTACTTGGGCGATCTTCGCACCCCTGAAGCGATGGAGCTTCTATATGAAGCCATGCGCGACGAAACACCGGCTGTTCGCCGTACCGCAGGCGATACGCTGTCCGATATCGGCGATGCTGCCGCTACCCCGGTCATGATCGAATCGCTCAAAGACAGCAGCAAAATCGTACGCTGGCGTGCGGCCCGTTTCCTGTATGAAGTGGGTACCGAGGAAGCCCGCTCCGCCCTGGAGGAAGCCGCCAACGATCCGGAATTCGAGGTTAGTCTGCAGGCACGAATGGCACTGGAACGCATCGAATCCGGCGAAGAAGCTGCCGGAACCGTCTGGCAGCAAATGGCCAAACGGAATCAATCGTAA